From Mauremys mutica isolate MM-2020 ecotype Southern chromosome 15, ASM2049712v1, whole genome shotgun sequence, one genomic window encodes:
- the LOC123350561 gene encoding lutropin subunit beta-like: MGPPQRWLQALALALLLAGGAPGAARGRRFCRPVNATIAAEKDDCPVCVPVATAICSGYCPTKEPVYKSALAPVSQHVCSYRAVRYETLALPGCPPGVDPAFRFPVALSCHCSLCPMDSSDCTVHSLGPDFCSARGGFA, from the exons ATGGGACCCCCACAG CGCTGGCTGCAGGCTCTGGCTCTGGCGctgctgctggccgggggggccCCGGGGGCCGCCCGCGGGCGCCGGTTCTGCCGCCCCGTCAACGCCACCATCGCGGCCGAGAAGGACGACTGCCCCGTCTGCGTCCCCGTGGCCACGGCCATCTGCAGCGGGTACTGCCCGACCAAG GAGCCGGTGTACAAGAGCGCCCTGGCGCCCGTCTCCCAGCACGTCTGCAGCTACCGGGCCGTGCGCTACGAGACGCTGGCGCTGCCCGGCTGCCCGCCCGGCGTGGACCCGGCCTTCCGCTTCCCCGTGGCCCTGAGCTGCCACTGCAgcctctgccccatggactcCAGCGACTGCACCGTGCACAGCCTGGGGCCCGACTTCTGCAGCGCCCGGGGGGGCTTCGcctag
- the LOC123350469 gene encoding uncharacterized protein LOC123350469: protein MAGTVLPAPTGTDLGWGLAGARWRPSRDWPLTSSGVGLENRPPPPFPPPAARCTVHEPLPPGAERPPREELIRRLATTTGLCHDVKTHGGVLGQPGYLLPAPLWRVHCNKDLRDKLQLRAWRVPLTPGGRPSETRHRFCGWPNLPPEPAPHAGPQPFALAAHHSDGASKSMVASTENKPLAGSVFYVRDGAVLSRLDPYVSVTSRDIRAVTPQELQGYARKDALTYWQFEGYPKAWGHGLRDPSLGKDAAPPIRPPGPPRDPGLFPSPTRPPRLPTLAPAGPHRGALSLAQESYGPPRCTPSSRGPPARPPTICPPVAGPQILAVPLMYRTEYHCYGSSKPGPV from the exons ATGGCTGGCACCGTCCTGCCCGCGCCCACGGGCACCGACCTGGGCTGGGGCCTCGCGGGGGCCCGGTGGCGCCCCAGCCGGGACTGGCCCCTCaccagcagtggggtggggctggagaaccGGCCCCCACcgcccttcccaccccctgccgcccgc tgcacAGTCCATGAGCCCCTGCCCCCCGGTGCGGAGCGGCCCCCGCGGGAAGAGCTGATCCGGCGCCTGGCGACCACCACGGGCCTCTGCCACGACGTGAAAACCCACggaggggtcctggggcagcccgGCTACCTCCTGCCCGCCCCACTGTGGAGAGTCCACTGCAACAAGGACCTCCGGGACAAG ctgcagctccgcgCCTGGCGGGTCCCGCTGACCCCGGGGGGCCGGCCCAGCGAGACCCGGCACCGGTTCTGCGGCTGGCCCAACCTGCCCCCCGAGCCCGCCCCCCACGCCGGCCCCCAGCCCTTCGCCCTGGCCGCCCACCACAGCGACGGCGCCTCCAAG tCCATGGTGGCCAGCACCGAGAACAAGCCCCTGGCCGGATCCGTCTTCTACGTCCGCGACGGGGCGGTTCTGAGCCGTCTGGACCCCTACGTCTCCGTCACCAGCCGGGACATCCGCGCCGTCACCCC gcaggagctgcagggctaCGCCCGGAAAGACGCCCTCACCTACTGGCAGTTTGAGGGTTACCCGAAGGCCTGGGGGCACGGCCTGAGGGACCCCTCCCTGGGCAAGGACGCGGCGCCCCCCAtccggccccccggccccccacgcGACCCcggcctcttccccagccccacccgccCTCCCCGCCTGCCAACGCTAGCCCCTGCTGGCCCACACCGGGGGGCGCTGAGCCTGGCACAGGAGTCCTACGGGCCCCCCCGCTGTACCCCCAGCAGCCggggccccccagcccggccccccaccATCTGCCCCCCCGTAGCCGGGCCCCAGATCCTGGCAGTGCCCCTGATGTACCGCACAGAGTATCACTGTTATGGGAGCAGCAAGCCGGGGCCTGTCTGA
- the NTF4 gene encoding LOW QUALITY PROTEIN: neurotrophin-4 (The sequence of the model RefSeq protein was modified relative to this genomic sequence to represent the inferred CDS: deleted 1 base in 1 codon) gives MLIRLQAMVTSFLCALHAAPRRLPSPAGPDAGVPWDAPAPSPGDWELSSPRVALASRAPAGPPVLLLLEEEPGVRAGPANGTRRARRAGGAEAARRGEMSVCDSVSLWVTDKRTAVDIRGKAVTVLSEVQTLTGPLKQYFFETKCNPAGGTMGGCRGVDRRHWLSECKAKQSYVRALTADADKLVGWRWIRIDTACVCTLLSRAGRA, from the exons ATGCTCATTCGGCTCCAGGCTATGGTCACCTCGTTCCTTTGCGCCCTCCACGCCGCCCCacgccgcctcccctcccccgccggcccggacgccggggtcccctGGGACGCGCCGGCCCCCTCCCCGGGCGACTGGGAGCTGTCGTCCCCCCGCGTGGCCCTGGCCAGCCGagcccccgcc ggcccccccgtgctgctgctgctggaggaggagccgggcgTCCGGGcggggccggcgaacgggacgcgGCGGGCGCGGCGGGCCGGGGGGGCGGAGGCGGCCCGCCGGGGCGAGATGTCCGTGTGCGACAGCGTCAGCCTGTGGGTGACGGACAAGCGCACGGCCGTGGACATCCGGGGCAAGGCGGTGACGGTGCTGTCCGAGGTGCAGACGCTCACCGGGCCGCTCAAGCAGTATTTCTTCGAGACCAAGTGCAACCCGGCGGGCGGGACGATGGGCGGGTGCCGGGGCGTGGACCGGCGCCACTGGCTCTCCGAGTGCAAGGCCAAGCAGTCGTACGTGCGGGCCCTGACCGCCGACGCCGACAAGCTGGTGGGCTGGCGCTGGATCCGCATCGACACGGCCTGCGTCTGCACCCTGCTGAGCCGCGCCGGGCGGGCGTAG
- the KCNA7 gene encoding potassium voltage-gated channel subfamily A member 7 — MEKPALPAGGPGEAPGPYVPCLRRDCCERVVINVAGLRFETQARTLLRFPNTLLGDPRRRLRYYDPLRSEFFFDRSRPCFDSILYYYQSGGRLRRPANVPLDIFLEELKFYQLGEEALSKFREDEGFVQEEQRPLPGPEFLKQVWLLFEYPESSQAARIIAIISVLVILISIVIFCLETLPEFRDERDISLPIPHHRANSSHVHAPKSQLDDPFFIVETICICWFSFELAVRFLASPSKPAFFKDIMNMIDFVAIIPYFVALGTEFARQRGVGQPAMSLAILRVIRLVRVFRIFKLSRHSKGLQILGQTLKASMRELGLLIFFLFIGVILFSSAVYFAEADHAETNFTSIPEAFWWAVVTMTTVGYGDMSPVTVGGKIVGSLCAIAGVLTISLPVPVIVSNFSYFYHRETEGEEQGQYVHVAGCPGHLPSPLVPARREKACGKEETYCGDGALALPNCRLLDGMVASASSQPVLLEPQQPNRGLVTQV, encoded by the exons ATGGAGAAGCCGGCGCTGCCAGCGGGGGGACCCGGCGAGGCGCCCGGCCCCTACGTCCCGTGCCTGCGCCGGGACTGCTGCGAGCGGGTGGTGATCAACGTGGCGGGGCTGAGGTTCGAGACCCAGGCCAGGACCCTGCTCCGGTTCCCCAACACCCTGCTGGGCGACCCCCGGCGCCGGCTCCGCTACTACGACCCGCTGCGGAGCGAGTTCTTCTTCGACCGCAGCCGGCCCTGCTTCGACTCCATCCTCTACTACTACCAGTCGGGCGGGCGGCTGCGGCGCCCCGCCAACGTCCCTCTCGACAtcttcctggaggagctgaagTTCTACCAGCTGGGCGAGGAGGCGCTCAGCAAGTTCCGGGAGGACGAGGGCTTCGTCCAGGAGGAGCAGCGCCCGCTGCCCGGGCCCGAGTTCCTCAAGCAGGTCTGGCTGCTCTTCGAGTACCCGGAGAGCTCGCAGGCCGCCCGCATCATCGCCATCATCTCCGTGCTGGTCATCCTCATCTCCATCGTCATCTTCTGCCTCGAGACGCTGCCCGAGTTCCGGGACGAGCGGGACATTTCGCTGCCG ATCCCCCATCATCGGGCCAACAGCAGCCACGTGCACGCCCCCAAGAGCCAGCTGGACGACCCTTTCTTCATCGTCGAGACCATCTGCATCTGCTGGTTCTCCTTCGAGCTGGCGGTGCGGTTCCTGGCCAGCCCCAGCAAGCCGGCCTTCTTCAAGGACATCATGAACATGATCGACTTCGTGGCGATCATCCCCTACTTCGTGGCGCTGGGCACGGAGTTCGCCCGGCAGCGGGGGGTGGGCCAGCCGGCCATGTCGCTGGCCATCCTCCGGGTCATCCGGCTGGTCAGGGTCTTCCGCATCTTCAAGCTCTCGCGCCACTCCAAGGGGCTGCAGATCCTGGGCCAGACCCTCAAAGCCAGCATGCGGGAGCTGGGCTTGCtcatcttcttcctcttcatcggCGTCATCCTCTTCTCCAGCGCCGTCTACTTCGCCGAGGCCGACCACGCCGAGACCAACTTCACCAGCATCCCTGAGGCCTTCTGGTGGGCCGTGGTCACCATGACCACGGTGGGCTATGGGGACATGTCCCCCGTGACGGTGGGCGGGAAGATCGTGGGCTCGCTGTGCGCCATCGCCGGGGTCCTCACCATCTCCCTCCCGGTGCCCGTCATCGTCTCCAACTTCTCCTACTTCTACCACCGGGAGACGGAAGGCGAGGAGCAGGGCCAGTACGTCCACGTGGCCGGCTGCCCTGGCCACCTGCCCTCCCCGCTGGTGCCCGCCCGCCGGGAGAAGGCCTGCGGCAAGGAAGAGACGTACTGTGGAGATGGGGCCCTGGCGCTGCCCAACTGCCGGCTCCTGGATGGGATGGTGGCCTCGGCCAGCAGCCAGCCGGTCCTGTTGGAGCCCCAGCAACCCAACCGGGGCCTGGTGACCCAGGTGTGA